TCTCAATTTcattgtatgtgtatgtgtctttATATATGCTGTCAGCATGTCCTCATGATGGCCTAATCTTCCTATATAGGTTGATGCCCATAATATTGTTCCCTGCTGGGTAGCATCACCTAAACTTGAGTACAGTGCCAGGACAATCAGAGGAAAAATCACTAAGCTTCTGCCGGAGTTCCTCACTGATTTTCCTCTGGTAGAGAAACACCCATGCACTGCTACAAGAACTGCCAAAGTAAGTGCTGCCATAGTGATGCTGCATCTTTTCACATTTATTTCACAGCTACAATAAGTTTGCACAAACATTGATTGAAAGGACAATTTTTCTGATGTCTTTattggattgtttttttaaatataatatataaaacaaagctgctgctgctgagctcatTGTCAGACTGCTGCAAGAAACGTTAACTTTTAACCTCTCATCTTTATATATTGATGAGTTAATATAAACAGTGGACTTTTTTTGACTCGTTCAGaagttttttaacattttattccaTGCATCTTTTATCAAAGCTGCAGCCAGGGGtgagtgctgctgcagtgttatCTGGGACCACTGGCCTCTTTTCCCGAgctgctgtgaaaacacacttAAAACTGCAACAAGCAATTCTAAgtgcaaacagaaaacactgcGGCAGCCAACAGCCGTGCCAGCTGTTCGACACAACCTCACAACAAAGCAGAAGGTGCTCTACACACCCCATAAAGACTAACATGAAGTTAATTTAAGGAAATACATTATGTCATGAAGCCTTAGCAGCAGTGTGGACATGTAACTGGTTGTACTGCGAGTGTCTCTGATTCGCCTTCTTATCCATTCACATAAAGAGAAAAGAAGCGGTTGTGGCAGAGTTTGGAGTCAGACttctgctggaaaccttaactTCTAACCTTCAGGTGTCTCCTCTGCACATTACATATTGATGAGTTAATATAAACAGTTGACTTTTTTTGACTTGTCCAAAAGTTGGATGTTTTCCTCCCTGCATTTTTTATTAAGACTGCAGGGGtgagtgctgctgcagtgtAGAGATTGATATGCCATTCACAGGTTGGAGCCTCTGATATTGTGAGCTCAGAACGTTCTCCATTGCTTTTGAAGTTGGCAGATCACTGTaacaccacagtgtgtgtgttgcagctcaCCACTGTCAGCGTGTGACCTCTGTTGagtttttctctgctctctctcttctttacCTCACAGCTGGTGGACTGGGACGAAACCCTGGCCTCCCTGAAGGTTGACAAAACAGTAGGAGAGACCGAGTGGGCAAAACCTGGCACCAAAGCAGGGCTGGCCATGTTGGAGTCTTTCATCGATGTGCGCCTTAAAATTTTTGGCGCCCAGAGAAATGACCCAAATGCTCATGCTCTCAGCCAGCTTTCCCCATGGATCCGCTTTGGTCAGTAGTGTCATGAAGAGTGggcatgaaaacaacacagaatATTTGTAAAATTCTTCAGTGATTGTGTGTAAGGTCTTATAAACCCAGTTATCATCTCCTTCCTTCCATCAGGCCACATTTCAGCCCAGCGTGTGGCGCTGCAGGTTCGCCAAAGTGGGAAAAACGCAGCCGAGTCTGTCGCTCCCTTCATTGAGGAGCTGGTGGTGCGCAGGGAGCTGACTGACAACTTCTGCTTCTACAATAAGAAATATGACAGTGTAGAAGGTCAGTGGAGATCTCTTTAACATTACAGCCAGTTCACTCAGTCATTCAGACGAGGCGCCTCCTCACAGATCACAGTTTTAAAGGTAGTTGTATTACGCGTGGCTTCCAGGTGCGTCTGAGTGGGCTCGGAAAACTTTAAAAGATCACTCCGAAGATAAGAGGGCTTATCTCTACACACGTGAGCAGCTGGAGAAAGCAGAAACACATGACAAGTTGTGGAACGCAGCTCAGGTAACATAAACACATCAGGCCTCACTGCATCCTCTTTACACTcctaaattatttaattatatgtATTCATTAGCCCATGTTCTTACTGCATTAGTACCAGATGGTCAGTGAGGGGAAGATGCATGGTTTCCTGAGGATGTACTGGGCCAAGAAGATCCTGGAGTGGACGTCTTCTCCAGAGGAGGCGCTCTCCATTGCCCTGTACCTGAATGATCGCTATGAGCTAGACGGTCAGGACCCCAACGGCTTTGTCGGTAaggacgttgatgaaattcgaCTCGTGTTGCTCTGTAACTCAGCTccgctctttgtgtgtgttcacgtcattgtccctgctgtgtttctgtcctgtAGGTTGCATGTGGTCCATTTGTGGCATCCATGACCAGGGCTGGCCAGAGAGGCCTGTTTTTGGGAAAATCCGGTACATGAACTACAAAGGCTGCCTTCGGAAGTTTAATGTAGCCCAGTTTGAGAAACAGTACAGTCCAAAAAACCTTTGAAGCACCTTCGAAACCATATCACACGGAGCATTTTTACAGCTTTTCTATGAGTAAATAGTACATGTCTACTTTTTCTGTCCAAAGCAGCCACATATATTGGGGCCTGGATTGTTGCTTTGTTTGTTGAAGTTTGCAGGAACATGTTGTTTCTTGAGATTTTGTTATTTAACTCAAGATTTAATTTGTGGTTTTTGGTTTAAGTGCTGACTTTTTTACAACATGCCGCTTCTGTTATTTTGTAAACCTATTTTAGTTCAGAGTTTTTTTCAGTCTCATACTGTAAAGCCTGAAATAAAGGTGTTACTCTAACTGTCTGATCTTATCCCATAAGCCCACCCACAGTGTGTGAGACTTGTTTGCATTTGAATTTGACTCAGATTGCCTGCAAGCTACTGTGCTTGATACGGGGGGATTTTAGCATAATGTGAACACATACTGGTATGTTTTATACACACATTAAGGATTATGGCATCAAAGAATGGCTTAATTCAGATTAGAGACATGTATATGTTCCTTCAtttgagataaaaaaaatatatactgtattGACTTTCATCTGCACACATGTAATTAAAGAGAAACCGACCTCCTGTTCCAGCTTAATTACAAGCACCCTCAGTAGTGGATAGAAACAATCCCTATAGGTAAGAACGCGTTTAACACCAATCCGTAAATTAGAATATGAATTCTGGCCTGTGCTGTGGGCTCTTTTCTTGTGTTCTAAGGAGAGATAAATCTCCCAAGATTGTGCTTTCCCATGCTAATTAGCTGACTGCAGTATGTGGTTATAGGGAATAAGAATATTCCAGCCTGGTGTGTTACACACTTTAGTCCATGGTCCTCAGCACTTATATGGCTCGCTGTTCTAGATGAAAAGCCTCTTGATGTAAGAGGCTGCATGTCTGTGAGCCAGACGAACAAAAggtttatgtatgtattattatattctAACTGATCTGGTCTGCTAAGTGGCTGACAGATGATTACTGCTGTCTTATAGAAAAATGTGCAGCTGAACATTACACTTTGTTTTTAAACCACATCCATCACACAGTATTTCCGCTAAGCACAGTTAATGCAGCACTTGATTTGGAACCTATTAGCCTTTTCAAAAGAGCCTGTCGAGTCAAACACATCTGTAATCACAGCGCTAGTTACATTTAGCTGGTagtatttttccttttttaggCTCGCAGCATAATAATATTTGCTGAACACTAAGGTGATGCTGATTGTGTTCATTTTACAGGCCATTAAGTTTAGAGTTGTGTGAAACCCATCTTAGGAATACGCGCACAACATAGCTGGTACATTGGGTCATTTCAGGCTGTATctcaaaacaaaccaaaccaagtGTGGCCACAGTCAGAATTATTTCAGTCTTGATGAAGCAGGATTGCGCTCTCCTCCCTGTGAAGCTAAAAACATGGAGCTGAGCTGTTGGACTTTCTGTCCTTGGAGTTCTTTGCAGATGTGTGAGACATCCTAAGTAAAGATCAGAGTCGTGGACGTGTGGAGACTTCAGTCCTGGGATTTACCTGTCTTTTGAATCAGCTTGTGATTAAACTGAGTGTAGAAATAATCTCACTTACTAAGACTGGTataagaagaaaatgaaagctGCTAGAGTTCAATCAATGTGCTGTTGATATTCTATTCCCTTTAATCTACCAACACATACGTCtctaaattacttttttttttgcttacacTCACATTTGCTGTAGTGTTGTAAGAACATTTTTGTGCGAGCTCGCTGCATTCATGTTGTATCTGAATAATGTGGCACAACCTTGACGTTCCGACACCTTTTTGGTGGAAGCAATTTGCTGtaagagggagaaagaagacCTTCAAattatgcttctttttttaaagggacCACGTTTCTCAGGCTGACACTTGCACTGAAATTTGTTACACATTTCTATTCATGCTATTTCTCAGTTATTTTCCATCCATTCTCTTCGCCCACAGGGTCACAAGAGAAGGAGGTGATAGTCTTATCAGGCTGGAAGGCTGATGAGTTCCAATTAACTTTAGCCTTTTTccttatatacagtatatgtatgCTGCTTGGTGCTGGGCTGTAGTGGATTTATAGGGTTCTTTGCTGAAAATAACTTTGGCTGCTGCCGAGATAAAattcatcatcttttttttatttttagcagcCTGGAGTCTATGTTCCACACTTACACAAGGGATAGGCATCAGAAAGATTAGTTCAACATTGTAATTATTGCTCATATATATGTTCTCTTTAAAGACCTTTACTGATGCAAAgtgtaacagacacagcatcATTTTGATGTTCTGGTTCAACTGCAGCCGGTGCCTTCATCGTTAGAGGCCTCGGTCAAGTCCAAAACATCTGTGAGTATTGACATCCtcttataaaaaaacataaaatgctaACAGACCATCTGGTGAGTCAGGTTAGAGGGGACTACacaggaaatatttttttttgcaattttaaTTTCTATGCTCCTCACTAAATTATAGTTGGTTTTCTGATCTTCGTCAATAACATGATCACTGTGTGGTGGCATCTGTTTCTCCCATTTTTTTCTCGCTGCTCTGTCTATTGACTTACCTAACCTCTTCTGACTTGCTGGCAGCACAGTGATCAATAACCAAAGTACAGGACAGGTTGAAAAATTCTTTGTCCTGATATTGGCTTCAGTGGATCAGACAGTGACCATTGCCTCAGATCACCCTACATCTGTATGTTGACATGTAAGTGAACTACATGACTACTGCTGCTTGAACTAAATGCAGACAACAAACCTGTAGTATGTGGATGCTGCAGCCCAGTGTGCTTTGGTCAAAAATaatgcatctttttttcagctgctATTAATCCTAGAGGGACCTTTGAACTCCAGTGTGACCATCAACGTCAGTCCCCACCCTCAAACCCACTCAAACTAATCTGTCTTTTCTGCACCTACATCCTCTACATACATGTTTTCCATCATCCCTCCAGTGTCATAACAACACTGTATAAGCATTCTAACTCGTAGGTTGCTTTAATAGAGGCGATCTGTACGTTTACCACCACACTGAGGGTCAATTAAGTTTCTAAATTAAAACTTACAGTTCTCTACTTTTTATTATATTACATAAAATGCTTTTTCAGATTTATATGTAGGGTGAGTTTAATCAGATAAAATCCAGTACAGTGAGACCAAATGctattttttcccctcctccaaCACCTGCTGAGCATCTCATGAACCTTTTTATTGTTTCCTATTCTGGGACTTGATGAGCTCCAGCTTGTAGGAGTGTTCATATCTgtaaaggtaaaataaaagcatcatgCTTCTCTGGGCTGATTTGTGGTTTAATTTCACAGTGCCAACATTCAGCTCCACGGGTGCCCTTCGGTGAATGCCATTACTTTGGGTGatgctgtgttactgtgtgtatctgcGGAGTGTAAACAGTGTATTGTGTTATGGTGATGGAAGCTGCTGGTAGTTTGCCATTCATTAGTGCTGGCGTGGCACTCTGATAACGCTCTGTCATTACAGAGTGATTTGTCAGTATTCAACAGCTGGCTCATCGTTTGTCATCTGTCATgtcctgttttttcccctcatttattatttcattttttttccatattatTGTCCCATTGACATCATCTTTCTCCTCATAATCATCATCTCTATGTGTGCAAATgagttttttcccctctgcacTGCCTGTCACCCGAAGTTTGAGACATCCCAGCGGAAAGGTTGTTGTAGCGTTTGGCACGCCTCGTTACTCGTAACTCAGCCGGCActgtaaatgtaatgtttacacagaAGACGTTTATGTCTCCAGGTTGCTCTATAGGAAtctgaacacagaaacacaagcaAAAGACTCATCACGCTCAGTTCTCTCTCTGAGTAACACCAGCCATAAGAACAGCAGGGTTGCTGTGCACAATTTCAAAGGTACATgctgagagaaacaaacatgcttTTGTTAAATAGCAGCATAATGCatgaaaaatattttcacatCCTACAAACACAATTCATATAACAAGCTAGAAATGATAAAGATTTGAAAAACACACGTGTAAGCCTGGCAGGTTGATATTATAGTATCATCATCATTTGAATGCTTACAAGGCACAAGACAAATCACACAATCCTATGCACACTCCACTGCTTCTTTGGATTgactttatattttttaaccTCTGGTTCACCCATGGACGAATGCTGTTGCTTTTAAACACGAGCCTGTCACTCCTGGCTGTGAGTGCATATTTATGTTGGCACTATACAGCAGTAAATAGGCTAGCCTGGAAATGCTCTATGTCACGCTGGACACtatatacagtaaatacatTCACAAACAGACATGATTTACATTTGAGGCAGCTGATGGGTTACATTTTACCTCCATGCATAAAAATGATGTTGTATCATTTATATGATAATTTCATTGTTCATccaaacactgacctcataaTCTATTCCCTTCACCCAGTGTGTTGTTTCATTAGTTGTCTCTCTAAGTGGAACTTGAGGCTGACTTGTATTATTTTCTGCATGTTAATAGGACTTCCAGAAACAGAATGTGCAGCATGCagatatgctttttttttttctttaagtgCATCTATCAAGCCTGCTCACACAGTCCTGCCTGTCCTTCCTACAGTctgactgtctctgtccctcctcGTACGTCTTAGAAGGTCATTTGAATGCATCTGCTcctaaaatatacaaaaatgggttcaaaaaataaaatgacaaaccAACAGAAAGTGTCTCATAGGATGGCATGAACGCTCTTCTCCCTGATTTGATGTATTTACATTTAATCTGTCTCTGGCTTACACTCTGGCTGTGAAGTCTCTTTTAATTCTCATTGTTTTGTGGCAGCTTCTCACTCAAGGTGCTCCGCTGGGTCATCTGTAAGCTGGAGCGCCCCCTCCAGCTTTTAGAATAGCATGTGACATGACTAAACATTTCTCTGAACCTGGTGGACATGAGGTTGTAGAGGATGGGGTTGACGGCGGAGCTCAGGTAGAAGCAGACTCCTGAGACGATGTGCACATGCGCGAAGATCTTTCTGTGCTTCTGGGACGACATGTTGATGTAGCTCCACACCAAGCGGTCCGTGTGGAAAGGAGCCCAGCAAAGGCCGaacacaaccaccaacacaccTGGACCAGACGGACCGACGGACATGTTAGAAGAATCAGAAACATGCAACACAGGGTGGTAACAAAAGATAACCCTGTTATGCTGTTCACCCCTAAAAGATCCACAGACCTACGTCTATGTTACAACTTGGTGAAATGTTGAGTTGAAATACCCACACAGCATTTTGGTGACTTGCACGTTGCGTTTGCTGAGCTTCTGCTGGTGGGACTTTGAAAGACTTTCAGGTCCGAAGCTGGCATTTGTATCTACCACGAGCATCACCCTCTCACTGCGCAGCCGCAAGCCGATGAGCAGGTAGAGGATGCTGATGATCAGCATGGGAAGCAGAAAGAAGGCCACAGTGGAGATCAGGATGATCAGGTTGTACATCCATACAGGCTTGACCACATCTGAGGATGGACAGAAACACAGGCTTCAGTAAGAATGGACCTCACTAAAAGGCTAAATTAGGctgaaaaaatgtatttctgttgtgtgaatattttaaatggaagtctatgggaatTGACTCAAGCTAGCCCACATAgaactgctttttttaaatattttttgctAGATGAAAATAAGAGGCTAGGTTAGGCTA
This sequence is a window from Parambassis ranga chromosome 17, fParRan2.1, whole genome shotgun sequence. Protein-coding genes within it:
- the cpdp gene encoding CPD photolyase isoform X2; this translates as MSAKKRKSAVSAAPGKEPSAKQQKVEEEEKKERVEGWLLSLVEKQRSEKKEMKFNNNRLNFISDTVKIKQGSEGVLYWMLRDHRVQDNWALIHAQQLAVQENLPLHVCVCMVVPKSKLSTLRHYSFMLKGLKEVAKECEHLNIQFHLLHGEAGDVLPGFVSDRGLGAVVTDFSPLREPLQWLEDVKKRLPKDIPIIQVDAHNIVPCWVASPKLEYSARTIRGKITKLLPEFLTDFPLVEKHPCTATRTAKLVDWDETLASLKVDKTVGETEWAKPGTKAGLAMLESFIDVRLKIFGAQRNDPNAHALSQLSPWIRFGHISAQRVALQVRQSGKNAAESVAPFIEELVVRRELTDNFCFYNKKYDSVEGASEWARKTLKDHSEDKRAYLYTREQLEKAETHDKLWNAAQYQMVSEGKMHGFLRMYWAKKILEWTSSPEEALSIALYLNDRYELDGQDPNGFVGCMWSICGIHDQGWPERPVFGKIRYMNYKGCLRKFNVAQFEKQYSPKNL
- the cpdp gene encoding CPD photolyase isoform X1 yields the protein MLHCIRKSASFYFASRPSPVLFLLSSSVTSKTTMSAKKRKSAVSAAPGKEPSAKQQKVEEEEKKERVEGWLLSLVEKQRSEKKEMKFNNNRLNFISDTVKIKQGSEGVLYWMLRDHRVQDNWALIHAQQLAVQENLPLHVCVCMVVPKSKLSTLRHYSFMLKGLKEVAKECEHLNIQFHLLHGEAGDVLPGFVSDRGLGAVVTDFSPLREPLQWLEDVKKRLPKDIPIIQVDAHNIVPCWVASPKLEYSARTIRGKITKLLPEFLTDFPLVEKHPCTATRTAKLVDWDETLASLKVDKTVGETEWAKPGTKAGLAMLESFIDVRLKIFGAQRNDPNAHALSQLSPWIRFGHISAQRVALQVRQSGKNAAESVAPFIEELVVRRELTDNFCFYNKKYDSVEGASEWARKTLKDHSEDKRAYLYTREQLEKAETHDKLWNAAQYQMVSEGKMHGFLRMYWAKKILEWTSSPEEALSIALYLNDRYELDGQDPNGFVGCMWSICGIHDQGWPERPVFGKIRYMNYKGCLRKFNVAQFEKQYSPKNL